In Cicer arietinum cultivar CDC Frontier isolate Library 1 chromosome 7, Cicar.CDCFrontier_v2.0, whole genome shotgun sequence, a single window of DNA contains:
- the LOC101510692 gene encoding replication factor C subunit 2, whose translation MASSSSSNSAIYDVPWVEKYRPSKVVDIVGNEDAVSRLQVIARDGNMPNIILSGPSGTGKTTSILALAHELLGPNYREAVLELNASDDRGIDVVRNKIKMFAQKKVTLPPGRHKIVILDEADSMTSGAQQALRRTMEIYSNSTRFALACNTSSKIIEPIQSRCAIVRFSRLSDQEILGRLMVVVQAEKVPYVPEGLEAIIFTADGDMRQALNNLQATYSGFQFVNQANVFKVCDQPHPLHVKNMVRNVIEGNFDEACSGLKQLYDLGYSPTDIITTLFRIIKNYDMAEYLKLEFMKETGFAHMRICDGVGSYLQMCGLLAKLSLVRETAKAA comes from the exons ATGGCATCATCGTCGTCAAGCAACAGCGCCATCTACGACGTTCCATGGGTAGAGAAGTACCGACCAAGCAAGGTCGTCGATATTGTCGGCAACGAAGACGCCGTCTCCAGACTCCAAGTCATCGCTCGTGACGGCAACATGCCCAACATCATTTTATCC GGTCCTTCTGGAACTGGGAAAACCACTAGTATTCTCGCCCTTGCTCACGAGCTTCTCGGACCCAATTACAGAGAGGCAGTTCTCGAACTCAATGCATCAGATGATAG AGGAATAGATGTTGTGAGGAACAAGATCAAAATGTTTGCTCAAAAGAAAGTAACGCTGCCTCCAGGCAGACACAAAATCGTAATACTTGATGAAGCTGACAG CATGACATCCGGAGCACAACAAGCTTTGAGAAGGACAATGGAGATATATTCTAATTCTACTCGTTTTGCGCTTGCTTGCAATACATCTTCTAAGATTATTGAACCCATTCAGAGTCGGTGCGCCATTGTGCGATTTTCACGATTATCTGATCAAGAGATACTTGGTCGTCTCATGGTTGTGGTTCAAGCTGAGAAG GTTCCTTATGTTCCTGAAGGACTTGAGGCCATCATTTTCACTGCTGATGGTGATATGAGGCAGGCATTGAATAACTTGCAAGCAACATACAGTGGCTTCCAGTTCGTTAACCAAGCTAATGTTTTTAAG GTTTGTGACCAGCCGCATCCACTGCATGTGAAGAATATGGTGCGTAATGTGATTGAAGGGAATTTCGATGAGGCCTGTTCGGGGCTCAAGCAATTGTATGACTTGGGATATTCTCCGACAGATATCATCACCACACTTTTtcgtataataaaaaattatgatatggCAGAGTACTTGAAACTGGAATTCATGAAG GAAACTGGATTTGCTCATATGAGGATTTGTGACGGAGTTGGTTCTTATCTTCAGATGTGCGGTCTGTTGGCTAAGCTTTCTCTAGTTCGCGAAACTGCTAAAGCTGCATGA